The following DNA comes from Ornithobacterium rhinotracheale DSM 15997.
AGATGAATGTGGTGGAGATGGCAAACGATTTTACAATGGGATGGTGTATCAACTGTCACAGAGAAACGCAAGTGGATATGGACAATGGATACAACAAAGCGTATTATTCAGAATTGCACGAAAAGCTTAAAAAGCAGTATGGCGACAACGCAACAATTACTGTAGATGCGATTGGAGGATTGGAATGTGCTAAATGTCACTATTAATAAGATTTAATAATTATAAATAAATACTGAAGTTACATGGCTTCTAACAAGAAATATAGAGGTAGTATAGAAGAATTATACAACGATTCTTTAACCGAGAAACTTGCAGCAAACGAGTTTGCGGAAGAGTTACCAGTTGACGAATTTTTAGGAGACAAGAAAACGATGGAGTCCTCAAAGACTTCTCGTAGAGATTTCTTGAAATTCCTAGGGTTCAGTACAGCAGCGGCTACATTGGCTGCTTGTGAGGCGCCCGTGATAAAATCGGTTCCCTATGTCGTAAAACCAATTGATGTAATGCCTGGGGTTCCTACTTATTATGCGTCTACAATGTACGATGGTTACGACTATGCAAGCGTACTCGTGAAAACAAGAGAGGGGAGACCTATCAAAATTGAACCAAACAAGGAGTTAAAATATCTAGGAGATGCTAATGCGAGAGTGCAAGCTTCTGTTTTGTCATTATATGACTCAAACAGAATTAAAGACCCGGCATTGAATGGTGAAAAATCTGACTGGGCAACCGTAGATAAAACTATTCAGCAAAAGCTTAGCAACCTAGGCGGGAAGAAAGTGGTGGTTTTAACCCCGTCTTTACCGAGCCCTTCTACCAAGGCGATCATCAATAGCTTTGCAAGTAAGTATGGTGCTGAGCATGTAGTGTTTGATGCAGTAGATGCAACTCCAGCTTTAGATGCTGCGGAAGAAGTTTTTGGAAAGAGAGTTTTACCTTATTATGATTTATCCAATACTGAGTTAGTAGTAGGCTTTAATGCAGATTTCTTAAATTCCCACAACGGAATTTCCTTGGAAAAGTCTTATGCAGCAGCCCGCAAGCCAGGTAAAAACATGCTTCGTCATATTCAAGTTGAAGCTAATTTAAGCTTAACTGGATCTAACGCAGATTCAAGATTCCCTTTAAAACCATCAGATGTTTACAAAGTTTTAGCAGAGGTTTATACCGCATTGAACGGTGGAGGAACATCAAATGCTACGGCAAAAGTTATAGCTCAAGAGCTACAGGCAAAAGGTAGCAAAGCAGTTGTTCTAGTTGATGGTTCAAAAGAAGCACAAGTTTTAGGACATTTAATTAATAAAACTTTAGACGCGAATGCTGTAACGGAAAAAGCTAATTTACTTAAAGAAAGTAATAATGCTAAATTTAAGCAATTCGTAAATGATGCAAAAGCGGGATTAATCGGAGCGTTATTCATTTATGATGCAAACCCTGTTGCAAATTCATTCTATGGAGCAGAGATCAAAGAAGCTTTAAAGAAAATTCCTTTATCAGTAGGGATGTTAAGCATTGATGATGAAACTGCAAAGAGTGTAAATGTTTTAGCACCAGTGAATCATTGGTTAGAAAGTTGGGGAGATTTTATTCCTCTATCAGGGGTATATGCTTTGCAACAACCAACAATTCAGCCAGTTTTAAATACAAGACAATTCCAAGAGTCGCTTTTAGTGTGGCTAGGAGATAAAAAAGCTCCAGTTTCTGCGGCGGTGAAGGCAGAGGAAAAGGCTGAAGACGGGCAAGAGCAAAAAGAGGTTGAAAGCATTGCCAAGGCTTTAGAAATTGAAGATAATTCATATTATAACTATTTAAGAAAATTTGCAGCACAGTACCTAGGTGGTGTATCATTTAATCAAGCCTTGTACAATGGTGCTGTAGAGACCGAAGCAGGCGAGCCTTTGTCTTATGTAGGAGGAGATGCGCAAGCAGCTATTTCAGTTTTAAAGGCTGCGAAAACTGCCGATTGGGAAATTCAATTATATACTAAAGTGGGAATGGGAGATGGTCGCCAAGCAACTAACCCTTGGTTGCAAGAGTTGCCAGATCCAGTAACTAGAACCTCTTGGGATAACTACTTTACAATGAATCCACTGGATGCAGAGAAATTAGGCATCGAAATGTGGAACTATGGTAATGAGCGAAACGGAAGAATGGAGTTGAATGGAGTTTACTATGAAGCTAAAGTAAACGGCGTTACAATTAAAGCTCCAGTTTATGTTCAGCCAGGTCAAGCAAGAGGCACAGTAGGTTTAGCTTTAGGTTATGGTGTAACAGGAAAAATAGCACAAGCAAATGCTTTAGAAAGTATCGGTGTAAATGCTTATCCAATATATAAAGATGGTCAATTAAGTGCCGTAATTGAGGAATTTAATGAAGTAGGAGGTTCTCATCCATTTGCCAATATTCAGGTAATGAATACTTTGATGGGACGCTATGAAATCGCAAGAGAGGCATCGCTTGATCAATTCTTAAATGAAGATCCAAAAGAGTGGAACGAGCCAGCTACGATGGATACTTTCATGGGAGAGAATACCTCTGTTAAGAAAGTTGATTTGTGGAGAAGCTTTGACAGCGCAGATGGTCCGCACTTTAACCTATCTATCGACTTGAACGCTTGTACAGGATGTGCTGCATGTATCATTGCTTGTCATGCAGAAAACAATGTCCCTGTAGTGGGTAAAGATGAAATTAGACGCTCTCGTGATATGCATTGGTTAAGAATCGACCGCTATTACTCAGATAGTATGCAGGTTGTTCAGCCAGAAAGATATCCATATACTCAAAAAGAGGCGTTAGAAGATACAAATTATAACGAGCCATCTCAATACAAAGTGTTGATTAAGCCAGCGGCTGAGAATCCAGATGTGATTTTCCAACCGATGATGTGTCAGCATTGTAATCATGCACCATGTGAAACAGTTTGTCCAGTAGCGGCGACATCTCATGGTAAGCAAGGACAAAACATGATGGCATATAACAGATGTGTGGGGACTCGTTATTGTGCAAACAACTGTCCTTATAAAGTGAGAAGATTTAACTGGTTTAATTATTCTCAAAACAGTAAGTTTGACTTTAATATGAACAACGACTTAGGTCGTATGGTATTGAATCCTGATGTAGTAGTTCGTCAGAGAGGTGTAATGGAGAAATGCTCTTTGTGTGTTCAGATGACTCAAGCTACAATTCTAAAAGCGAAAAAAGCTGGAAGAAGAGTAAAAGACGGAGAATTCCAAACAGCATGTACGAAAGCTTGTTCAACAGGTGCTATGGTATTTGGAGATGCTAATGATCCAAGTGCACAAGTAGTGAGCTTGAAGAAAGACAAGCGTAAGTATGAAGTGTTAGAAGAAGTTGGTACACAGCCAAATGTATTCTATCATGTTAAAATTAGAAATAGAAAAAATAACAAATAAAGGTTTAAAAAGAATTTATGTCAGGTCACTACGAATCACCGATAAGAGAACCGCTAATCTTAGGTCATAAAACCTATCATGATATCACCGAGGATATAGCGCGTCCAGTAGAAAGTAAAGCCGGAAAATTATGGTGGATTGCTTTTAGTTTAGCCTTCATTGCCTTTCTTTATGGTTTTGGCTGTATTGCTTATACTGTAGGAACGGGGATAGGTGTTTGGGGATTAAACAGAACCATCAACTGGGCTTGGGATATTACCAACTTCGTATGGTGGGTAGGTATTGGTCACGCAGGAACATTGATTTCTGCTGTGCTATTACTTTTCCGTCAGAAATGGAGATTATCAATCAACCGCTCGGCAGAAGCGATGACGATTTTTGCCGTAGTTCAAGCAGGTTTGTTCCCTGTAATTCACATGGGGCGTCCGTGGGTTGGATACTGGGTTTTCCCAATTCCAAACAACTTTGGTTCGCTTTGGGTAAACTTCAACTCTCCATTGTTCTGGGATGTATTAGCAATTTCAACCTACCTATCTGTATCAGTTGTATTCTGGTACATGGGGTTGATTCCAGATTTTGCTATGCTTCGTGATAGAGCTAAAAAACCTTTTTCTAAGAAAATATACAGCATCCTTTCTTTTGGATGGGGGGGTAATGCTAAACATTGGCAAAGATTTGAGGAATTATCTTTAGTATTAGCAGGTTTGGCTACTCCTCTTGTATTCTCAGTACACACCACGGTATCATTTGACTTTGCTACTTCTGTAATTAAAGGATGGCACTCAACCATTTATCCGCCATACTTCGTTGCTGGTGCGATTTTCTCAGGTTTTGCCATGGTACAAACATTATTAGGTGTAGCTAGAAAAGTGGTAGGTCTAGAAGACTATATTACACGAAAGCATATCGAATACATGAACATCGTAATCATTGTAACGGGAGGAATGGTAGCTGTCGCTTACCTTACTGAGTTCTTTGTTGCGTGGTATTCAGGAAGTAGATATGAAGACTTTACTTACTTTACTGTAGGTGCAGCAACAGGACCTTATTGGTGGGCATTCTGGTTACTAATCATCTGTAATGTGATTGTTCCTATGTCATTATGGTTTAGACCACTTAGAAGAAACTTCTTATGGACATTTATCGTTTCAATCATCATCAACATAGGTATGTGGTTTGAGCGTTTCGATATTATTGTAATCAACCTATCAAGAGATTATTTACCATCTTCTTGGACTATGTTTATGCCAAGTTTCGTAGATGTAGGTATTTACCTTGGAACTATTGGATTCTTCTTCGTATTGTTCTTACTTTACGCTAGAACATTCCCAGTGATTGCACAAGCAGAATTAAAAACAGTATTAAAATCATCAGGCGAAAGCTATAAAAAACATCATTTAGACCATGAGCACGACAATGAACACTAAGATTTATGCCCTTTATGGAGACGATGATATTCTGGTAAGCGCTGTAACATCACTTCGCAAAAAAGGAGTGAACATTAAAGATGTTTATACGCCATTTCCAGTACACGGTTTAGATAAAGCACTTGGGCTAAAGAAAACAAGAATTTCAGATTTAGCTTTCATTTATGGTGCTTACGGATTATTGCTAATGATCGTTACCACTTGGTATATGATGATTTATGATTGGCCTCAAAACATTGGAGGTAAACCAAGTTTTACTTGGGGAGAAAACGCTACTGCGTTTGCTGTACCAATGTTTGAGATGACGGTTTTCTTTGCAGCTCACTTAATGTCTATCACTTATTTGATAAGATGTAGCCTTTACCCTGGAGCTAAAGCAAAGAATCCAGATCCGAGAACTACCGACGATAAATTCTTAATCGAAGTAGAGTCGGATGATGTTGAGAATTTGAAGAATATGTTTATCGATTCAGGTGCCGAAGAGGTTTCTGTGAAAAGAGCAGTAAATTAAATTGAAATTTAAAATGAAAAAATCAATTATACTTGCAGGTTTTGCATTAGCACTTATCTCATGTGGTCCGGGAGAAAAACCCGCACCAGTTTACATGCCAGATATGTATTATTCTAATGCTTATGAGCCTTATGCGCAATCTACATTTGGTTACCCAAAACCTACAGATGATAAAGATGTATATGCGTTTCAGCGTAACCATCATAGTTCAGCACTTATGCCAGTAGAAGGAACCGTAGCGCACACTGAATCTGGATTGTTACCTTACGACTTGCCAAATACAAACGAGGGATATGAAGCTTCTAAAAGTCTAAAATCTCCACTAGATTCTCTTAATAGAGAGCAAGATTTGAAAAGAGGAGAAAAGCTATTTGGTCAAGCTTGTGTTGCCTGTCACGGAGAGAAAGGTGATGGACAAGGGCCAATTGTAGTTTCAGGAGCATTTTTAGGCGTACCGAACTATAAGGATCGTGAAATCACAGTAGGTTCTGTGCACCATGTAATTATGTACGGAAGAAATGCTATGGGATCTTATGCATCTCACTTTACTGATGATGATAGATGGCGTGTAGCTGAATATGTAATGGAATTAAGAAATAAATAATTATAGAAGAAGATATAAATTATGTACACTCTTTCACCAAAAATTAAAACTGCATCACTAGTATCGATTGTACTAGGTATCATCTTATTTGCTATAGGTGCAACGTTGAATGCAAGTAAAGGAGAGGACTATATTGTAGAACAAATCCACAATCATCCTCAGCAATTTGAGTACCTATCTTCTTCTCAAGAAGTTGTAGATGGCGAGCACGCAAATATAGAACACTCAGAAAATCACGCTGTAGAACATTTATTACAGCAGTATCATAACAGACCTTGGACTGCGTTCTTTATTGCCGCTTTCTTATTCACTGGAATTGCTGCCATTTCAATGTTTTTCTTGGCGACTCAGCATGTGTCTCAAGCAGGTTGGGCAGTCGTTGTAACAAGAGTTATGGAAGCGATATCAGCCTTTATGCCTTACGGAACAGTTATGATGCTTATAGTGTTATTTGCTTCAGGTTTCCATTTTAATCATTTATATCACTGGATGGTGGCTGATATTGATTTTAAAAGCGAGGGATTTGATAGTTTTATGGCAAACAAAGCAGCTTGGTTAAATGTTCCGTTCTGGTTAGTGAGATCAGTGATCTACTTAGTAGGTTGGACTTTGTTTGGATTCTGGTTAAGAAACAAATCTAAAAAGCTGGATCAAACAGGAAGTATGAAAGATTACTGGAGCTTGTACAGAGTTTCTGTTTACGCTATCGTATTCTTTGCATTGACATCAATGGCTTCAGGCTGGGACTGGGTAATGTCATTAGATCCACACTGGTATAGCACACTCTTTGGGTGGTATGTTATGGTAAGTTACCTAGTAGGTGCTGTGGCATTTATGATTTTAATCGCAGTATATCTTAAAAAAGCAGGATACTTTCCAGAATTTAACGACAATCACTTACACGATTTAGCCAAATATTTATTCGCATTCAGTTTATTATGGGGATACCTATGGTTATGTCAATTTGAGTTGATTTGGTACGCAAACATTCCAGAAGAAAGTGTTTACTTCCAGCAGAGAGATGTTCAGTACACTGCAACTTATTACACTATGTTAATTCCAAACGTTGTGTTCCCATTCTTAGCTTTAATCAGCAGTTCAATTAAGAGAAATTACACTTGGGTAGCCATCGTAGCAGTAGTTGTAATTCTAGGACATTGGGTAGATATCTTCAACCAAATGATGCCTGCAACTGTAGGACCTTGGTGGAACTTCGGATTCCTAGAATTTGGTGCATTCTTCTTTGTGCTTGGCGTTTTTGCTTATGTAGTAATGAATGCTTTGACCAAGGCACCTTTAGTACCAAAAGGAAACCCATTGTTACACGAAAGCGAGGTTTACGAATATCCGTTCTAAATCCCACTTTTTAGTAAAAAATAATAAAAAACTCGTTTTTGATACATTTTCAGAAACGAGTTTTTTTGTTGGGCAAAAAATTTAAATAACAAATAAATATTCATTATCTTTGAAAGATGAAATCTAAAGAAAAAATCAAAGTAGCGATTTCGTTGGGAGACCCCAATGGGATTGGTGCCGAAATTATAGTAAAAACACTCGCGCGAAAAGATATTTTAGGCATTTGTACTCCCGTAGTTTTCTGTACACATAAATTGTGGGGATATCTTTCTGCAGTGGTTGATAAGAATTTTACATATCATAAAATCAATGATTTGTCTAAAATTGTAGCAGGAAAAGTAAACATTTTGGACATCGAAGCACCCGATATTTTGATTGAGTTTGGAAAATCAACCGAGCAAGCAGGAGCTGTATCATTCAGTTCGCTTGAATTTGCAACCAATGCAGTTACCAATGGGCATTGTGATGTGTTGGTAACAGCTCCCATCAACAAGTCCAATATCCAATCAGAAGTATTCCAATTCCCAGGACACACAGAGTATTTAGAAAAATCTTGGGGCGGAAAGGCTTTAATGTTTATGGTGCATCAAGACATCAAGGTAGGACTTGTTACACAACATATCCCGATTAAGGAAGTTTCTTCGCATGTTACAGAAAAAGCAATAATCGATAAAGCAAAATTGATGTACAAGAGCTTGGTAGAGGACTTTGGTATTCCTCAGCCTAAGATTGCTTGTTTGAGTTTAAACCCACACGCAGGAGATAATGGACTGCTTGGTACCGAAGAGCAAGAGGTGATCATTCCCGCACTCAAAAAGTTAATCGACGAAGGGCTGTACATTTTTGGTCCCTATCCAGCCGATAGTTTCTTTAATTTGGACAATTTGCAGAAATTTGATGCCGTGCTAGCCATGTATCATGACCAAGGTTTAACTTCGTTTAAAACCATTGCAGGCATTGAGGGCGTGAACTATACCGCAGGATTAAAGCATGTACGCACAAGTCCAGATCATGGCGTGGGGTACGATATTAGTGGTAGAAATATTGCCAACGAAACCTCGATGGTGGAGGCAATTTAT
Coding sequences within:
- a CDS encoding TAT-variant-translocated molybdopterin oxidoreductase, which encodes MASNKKYRGSIEELYNDSLTEKLAANEFAEELPVDEFLGDKKTMESSKTSRRDFLKFLGFSTAAATLAACEAPVIKSVPYVVKPIDVMPGVPTYYASTMYDGYDYASVLVKTREGRPIKIEPNKELKYLGDANARVQASVLSLYDSNRIKDPALNGEKSDWATVDKTIQQKLSNLGGKKVVVLTPSLPSPSTKAIINSFASKYGAEHVVFDAVDATPALDAAEEVFGKRVLPYYDLSNTELVVGFNADFLNSHNGISLEKSYAAARKPGKNMLRHIQVEANLSLTGSNADSRFPLKPSDVYKVLAEVYTALNGGGTSNATAKVIAQELQAKGSKAVVLVDGSKEAQVLGHLINKTLDANAVTEKANLLKESNNAKFKQFVNDAKAGLIGALFIYDANPVANSFYGAEIKEALKKIPLSVGMLSIDDETAKSVNVLAPVNHWLESWGDFIPLSGVYALQQPTIQPVLNTRQFQESLLVWLGDKKAPVSAAVKAEEKAEDGQEQKEVESIAKALEIEDNSYYNYLRKFAAQYLGGVSFNQALYNGAVETEAGEPLSYVGGDAQAAISVLKAAKTADWEIQLYTKVGMGDGRQATNPWLQELPDPVTRTSWDNYFTMNPLDAEKLGIEMWNYGNERNGRMELNGVYYEAKVNGVTIKAPVYVQPGQARGTVGLALGYGVTGKIAQANALESIGVNAYPIYKDGQLSAVIEEFNEVGGSHPFANIQVMNTLMGRYEIAREASLDQFLNEDPKEWNEPATMDTFMGENTSVKKVDLWRSFDSADGPHFNLSIDLNACTGCAACIIACHAENNVPVVGKDEIRRSRDMHWLRIDRYYSDSMQVVQPERYPYTQKEALEDTNYNEPSQYKVLIKPAAENPDVIFQPMMCQHCNHAPCETVCPVAATSHGKQGQNMMAYNRCVGTRYCANNCPYKVRRFNWFNYSQNSKFDFNMNNDLGRMVLNPDVVVRQRGVMEKCSLCVQMTQATILKAKKAGRRVKDGEFQTACTKACSTGAMVFGDANDPSAQVVSLKKDKRKYEVLEEVGTQPNVFYHVKIRNRKNNK
- the nrfD gene encoding NrfD/PsrC family molybdoenzyme membrane anchor subunit, translated to MSGHYESPIREPLILGHKTYHDITEDIARPVESKAGKLWWIAFSLAFIAFLYGFGCIAYTVGTGIGVWGLNRTINWAWDITNFVWWVGIGHAGTLISAVLLLFRQKWRLSINRSAEAMTIFAVVQAGLFPVIHMGRPWVGYWVFPIPNNFGSLWVNFNSPLFWDVLAISTYLSVSVVFWYMGLIPDFAMLRDRAKKPFSKKIYSILSFGWGGNAKHWQRFEELSLVLAGLATPLVFSVHTTVSFDFATSVIKGWHSTIYPPYFVAGAIFSGFAMVQTLLGVARKVVGLEDYITRKHIEYMNIVIIVTGGMVAVAYLTEFFVAWYSGSRYEDFTYFTVGAATGPYWWAFWLLIICNVIVPMSLWFRPLRRNFLWTFIVSIIINIGMWFERFDIIVINLSRDYLPSSWTMFMPSFVDVGIYLGTIGFFFVLFLLYARTFPVIAQAELKTVLKSSGESYKKHHLDHEHDNEH
- a CDS encoding DUF3341 domain-containing protein translates to MSTTMNTKIYALYGDDDILVSAVTSLRKKGVNIKDVYTPFPVHGLDKALGLKKTRISDLAFIYGAYGLLLMIVTTWYMMIYDWPQNIGGKPSFTWGENATAFAVPMFEMTVFFAAHLMSITYLIRCSLYPGAKAKNPDPRTTDDKFLIEVESDDVENLKNMFIDSGAEEVSVKRAVN
- a CDS encoding c-type cytochrome; translated protein: MKKSIILAGFALALISCGPGEKPAPVYMPDMYYSNAYEPYAQSTFGYPKPTDDKDVYAFQRNHHSSALMPVEGTVAHTESGLLPYDLPNTNEGYEASKSLKSPLDSLNREQDLKRGEKLFGQACVACHGEKGDGQGPIVVSGAFLGVPNYKDREITVGSVHHVIMYGRNAMGSYASHFTDDDRWRVAEYVMELRNK
- the pdxA gene encoding 4-hydroxythreonine-4-phosphate dehydrogenase PdxA, whose translation is MKSKEKIKVAISLGDPNGIGAEIIVKTLARKDILGICTPVVFCTHKLWGYLSAVVDKNFTYHKINDLSKIVAGKVNILDIEAPDILIEFGKSTEQAGAVSFSSLEFATNAVTNGHCDVLVTAPINKSNIQSEVFQFPGHTEYLEKSWGGKALMFMVHQDIKVGLVTQHIPIKEVSSHVTEKAIIDKAKLMYKSLVEDFGIPQPKIACLSLNPHAGDNGLLGTEEQEVIIPALKKLIDEGLYIFGPYPADSFFNLDNLQKFDAVLAMYHDQGLTSFKTIAGIEGVNYTAGLKHVRTSPDHGVGYDISGRNIANETSMVEAIYQAIKIYRCREEYLSLKNGALETNEDTKNK